The following DNA comes from Bacteroidota bacterium.
GTGCCAAAAAATAGCTTCCCATTTCTGGCCTTTACCACGTTGATACTTGTGAAGGCATCAGAAGTGCTGAACGAAGTGGTGGGTATCGTGGCTGCCGCTACCGTGAAGCTTTGTCCCCCGTTGGTAGACACAAAAATACCGCCCCCAAACATGCCAGCATAGCCCGTATAGCCCTTTTTGCCCGTGTTGAGTGAAACATACGGTGTCTGACCTGTAATTCGGTGGTCGGTATCCAGGAAGGTGGCGCCTGTGGCCACATACATCGTACCATCTACTGCATCAAAGGCAATGGAAGTAACCGCCAGGTTCTGATCGGTTTCGCCCGAAAAGCCAGCTACGGGTGTCCAGCTGCGTCCGCCGTTTGTGCTCACCCACAGCCCGCCGCCGGGCGCGCCTGCATATATTTTGCTGCCATCCGGGCTGTAGGCTAGGGCGCGTATACTGCCGCCCAGGTCTGTCGGCCCCAGACTCTCCCAATTGAAGGTGGGCTGTGCATGGCTTACAGCGTGGAGCAACACAAGGACAAGTGCCGCAGAGGCGAGCAGGTGGGTAAAACGTACTTTTTTTAGCATGCGTCAAGTCGAAACAAGGATGAAAACGGGCCCAGTGTAGGCCAAAAGGCACTCAGGGATACCAGTTAGCTAGCAAATTTATAATAATTGTGGGATACCTGTCGTGAATTTTAGTAGAAGTTAGGCACTGGTTTACGGGATTGATAAGCTCCTGCCTAGAACTCCTTGCCAAACGAAACGCTGAACTGTGGATTAAGCAGTTCATTCTCCTCAATTGGCCAGCCCAGCTCGAAGGAGGTGAAGTAGCCGACAATCAGGGTGCGAAAGCCCACGCCAAAAGACTGTATGAAGGGCACCTTCAGGCTACGCACGGTGGCCGAAATAGGCCCGCGTTCTATCACACTGGCATCTATGGGGTTGCGCTGGCTGAAGGGATTGCCCGTACGCCAGGCCGTACCCATGTTGTAGAACAGCACCGCCTGTACGTTGTACAGCGGATTGCTGTGCAGGGTGCTATTGGCCAGGCGGGAGAGTGGGATGCGCAGCTCGGCATTGCCCACCAGGTATTGATAGCCATTCCGTGCGTTGTAGGCGAAGCCCTGCAGGGGGGTGGCAAAGCCGTTGAGCGCAAACTGGTGTAGACTGCCGTCCAGCGGGATGTCGTCCTTGTTTGCGAACTCAAAGGGTAGTAGCCAGTTTTGCACCCCGCCTAGCATAAACTGCTGCTGCTGTGGCCCGGTGCTTACACCCCCGCTTAGCCGCCCGGCCAGATTAAGTATGCCAAACAAGGTATGATACTGTGCGATACTGCCCTGTAGGGTGGTGCCAATGGTACCCTCGCTGGCCGACTGGTAGTGCTGTGCGGTGGCTTGCATGTGGGTGCCAGTCAGGGTCAGGAAATCTACGCGCTGCGTATGGTCATAGATGAGGCTTAGCTGGCCGTGCAGCAGGCTCTCCCGTGCATCCAGGTCTTCAAAGTCGAGCAGGTCCAGGTCTCGGCGTTGTAGCAGGCTGTATCCGCCCCCCAGCCCAAGTGTAAGATCCTCGCGCAGGGGGATCCGTATGCCCGTTTCGCCCCGCGTTTGTAACATGGTCACGGCCCTGGGGTTTTCAAAGTAGCGTGCCTGCCGGTCTAGCCGCACATAGGGCTGTATGCGGTATTTCAAAAACTGGTACTCGCCATAGAGATTGCTACTCCGGAAGTCCACATAGGGCGTAAAGCCCAGCACCGCCCGGTGGTATTGGTGGGCATCCTCCAGCAGGATCCGGATGTCGATGCCGAAACCAGCGTAGGGGTCTACCAGCAGGTTCATGCTTGCCCCCCGCATCAGGGGGCCTATTTTTTCTTTTTGGGGGCTATTTACACGTACTGTATCAGCTTCGAATAGCTCGGGCGGCAGGCGCTCTGCAGCACGGGGCTGCTGTTTGCGTCGGCCTGGAGATGAGGGGCGTGGCTTTCTGGTTTCTGGTTTTGGCTCGTCGGCTTCGTCGAACAGGTAATAGCGTATAGCTGGTTGCACCTTTGCCCGGGCTGTGTCTGGCGGAGCATCGGTGCGTATTTCTATTGAGTCCTCCAGGGCCTTTCGGGCTTCCTCGCGGGCGGCCAGTTGGGCTATCAGTTGCTCGCGCCGCTCTTTCAGGGCTTCCCAGTGCAGGCTCTCGGCATTGCGCATGGGGGTCCGGTTCTGGCCTGGCTGCATGGGGGGTAGCTGCACTACCTGGGGTTTTCCCTTTGCCCACACTAGGCCCCACCACTGCCCCTGGCTTTGCCACAGGTACTGCAGGCCCCCGCGTTCATCACTCAGGTAGCTGTATGTGTAGGTTTCCCAGTCGTAGTAGGCCAGGTTCAGCAGGCCGCTATACGAAGTATGTATAAACACGCCACTGGCAGTAGCCTCCAGGGGGTGCTCGCTATACGTCTGGCTATACTGCACCAGTTCGGCCTGCTCCCACTGCACGTAGTTTGAAATTCGGTACACATTCAGGGGCTGTGCGTGGGCCATTTTCTGCTCACTCGGGCGGCGGTCTACGTCAAAGCCCCGGTTGCTGCTAAAGTACAGCCCCTTGCCACTGGCATCCCACACGGGGTAGCGGTCATCATAGCCATCCTGCGTAATGGGTGTGGGGCTTAGCTGCGTAGTACTACTGATGTATAGGTCTACCTGCCCCCCCCTCAGGGCACTGATGGCTAGGGCCTGGCCATCAGGTCGCACGGCAAGGTCGTATATGGCATCCAGGCGTGCGTCGTAGGCCAGGGCTTTGGTTGTCTGGCTTTTTACGTCGTATACATATAGCCGGTTCTCGCCATTGGCCGGTAGGGAGAAGTAGATGCGGTTGGAGCCAGCATGCCAGTCCATGGGTGCCTGCAGCTGCTGATAAGCGGGGTGGGTGCTGTAGCTGCCAGCCCGAAAGTGGCCCCTGCGGTAGCGGCCTGTTTGTGGTTGATAGAAATGCAGCCGGAATACGCCGTTTTCGGCACTCAGGTAGGCTAGTTCGCCGGTCTCGGGCTGGTGGGCCAGGCCTATCAGCTCGGCGCCGTGTAGGCCGGGTATGGGCTGGCTAGCCACGTATCCGGCTGGTGCCTCGGGCTGATAGCGGGCCATTGCATCCAGCTCCCATTGGTCTGTCAGCCGCTTCATGCTCATGCCCAGTACCGCTTGAACGGCGCCCTCCACGTTGCGTGCCAGGCGCACCATGTACACGAGTTCTGCAATTTTCTTGCGGCCAAACTTGCGCTCTATGTAGTGCCATACCGACTTTTTGATGACCAGGTGCGTAGCACTGCGCTCGGCACTCAGCACATAGGGACGAAAGTTTTTTTTATCCAGGCTGCGCATCCGCATTTCGTCCTCCACTGTCCAGCCCGAGCCCAGGTAGGACGTTAGCCCCGTCAGGTACCACTCGGGGAGGTAGAGGAGAACACGATTTTGAAAGGCAAGCTGCCCGCCGCCGCCGTAGTACATCTCCTCCACCATGGCCCGTGCCACTGTGCCCCGTATCTGCTCATAAAAGGTCTGATGGGTGCCCGGGAAGTAAATGGCTGCGATGTTTACGTAGTTCTTGCTGGGCAGGAAGGCCTGGGGTGCGGCATGGTGCTGTGTATAGGCCCCCCGGCTGGCATACAGCTGTAGCAGCATCCGCTGCCGCAGGCTGTAGCCCAGGAAATAACTGAGCTCATAGTACGCCTGGCGCCCCAGCCTGGCAGCCTGCTGGGCCAGGGCTAGCTGCTGCTCTGTATAAGACACCTCTATGTCGCCACTGCGTACGGTTTGCCATTTCTCTGTCCGCCAGTCTCGCACCGGGCTACGGCCAGCCAGCTGTGCCCCGGGCTGCTGTGCCCTGCCCGCAGCTACCAGGCATAGCCAGCATACCGTCAATAAAAAGAGGCGCATCATCCGTTACTCACTTGTACTTGGCCGTGTCCTTTGCCGTTCGAATATAGGGGTTTTTGCCCCTGCTATAGCTTATGGCCTCTTCTAGCAGGGCTTCCAGGCTGCCCACATCTGCTGCCGTATGCACGGTGCGGCCCTGCTGCAGGCGCAGGCTGGCCATGCCGGGCCCTGCCAGGTACAGGCGTATGGGGCCAGCTGGTGGCTGGCCCGCCCGTGCCCCTATTTCCAGCATGATCTGCTGCCGGGCGGCGTGGCTGTGCTGCCGCGCCCTCAGCCTACCCTGCCCCCGGGCTTGCCGCAGGTAGTCTATAGCACGCGCGTAAAAGGAGGGGGTGCCTACGGTAGCTCGCATGCGTTTTTTTGAGATTTACAACGAAGGTAGAGGAATTTTATTTGGCGGCATCGGAATTGTTCGCTCAGCGTAGGCAGTTGCAGGTTCGCCAGAATCTTCTCATCTTTGGGGCTCGAAACCAAAACCGATTCATTTATTTCGAATAATCATAGAGTTTTTTTCATTTGTTAAAACAAAATAAATCTTCTATTACGAAATTATGATTATTGCCGCTGGTATTAACATGGAAATAGAAAAAACTGGCCACTCTCGTTTGAATGAAAAAGACTGGCGGGCCTTGCCCTTCGGCTCAGTCTTTGCCGACCATATGCTGGAGATGCACTACGAGGATGGCATCTGGCAGGCTCCCCGCATTGTTCCCTTCGGCCCGGTGCCCATGCTGCCCAGTATATCGGCCCTACACTATGGGCAGACCATATTTGAGGGGATGAAGGCCTACAGGGACGTAGCCGGGCGCAGCTTGCTATTCCGCCCGAAGGACCATCTGGCACGCCTTAACAAATCTGCCGAGCGGCTTTGCATGCCTGCTATTCCAGAGGATGTGTTTATAAAGAGCCTGGAGCAGCTGATAAAGCTGGATGAGGCCTGGGTGCCTTCCGACGCTGATAGCGCCCTCTACCTCCGCCCCATCTATTTTGCCACCGATCCGTTCATCGGGGTAAAGGTTAGCACCACCTACTCACTCTACATCCTTACCTGTCCGGTACACAAGTTTTACACCAAGCCTGTGAACGTGTGGGTGGAGCGAAACCACGCACGTGCCGCTGAGGGTGGGGTGGGCTATGTAAAGACTGCCGGTAACTATGCGCGTAGCATGCTGAGTGGCAAGAAGGCCAAGGAGCAGGGCTATGATGTGGTGCTGTGGCTGGATGCCACCCACCGCAGGTTTGTGGAGGAATTCAGCACCATGAATGCCTTCTTTGTGATCGACGACTTTGTGGTAACACCCAGGCTAAGCAGCACAATCCTGGCCGGCATCACCCGCGATACGATTATCCACCTGCTACGCGAGCAAGGAATCCAGGTGTTTGAGCGCGAGGTGAGCATAGATGAGCTGCATGATGCCAGCCAGCGTGGCCTGCTCAAAGAGGCCTTTGGCTCGGGCACGGCGGCTGTTGTGATGCCTGTGGCATCGCTAACCCATGAGGGCCGTTTGATGCAGCTGTCAGACCCCGCCACTTGGCAGATCATGAATACTGTTGCACCCAAGCTGGCTGCCATCCGTGCTGGGCAGGAGCCAGATGCGCACAATTGGATTCATTACATTGATGTCTAGCCTTATCGCGCTGCGGGGCCTGCACCCGTAGCCTGTGCAAGTGCAACAAAAAAAGAAGGGGAAGGCTTATCCGCAGATAGGCTTTCCCCTTTTT
Coding sequences within:
- a CDS encoding branched-chain amino acid aminotransferase produces the protein MIIAAGINMEIEKTGHSRLNEKDWRALPFGSVFADHMLEMHYEDGIWQAPRIVPFGPVPMLPSISALHYGQTIFEGMKAYRDVAGRSLLFRPKDHLARLNKSAERLCMPAIPEDVFIKSLEQLIKLDEAWVPSDADSALYLRPIYFATDPFIGVKVSTTYSLYILTCPVHKFYTKPVNVWVERNHARAAEGGVGYVKTAGNYARSMLSGKKAKEQGYDVVLWLDATHRRFVEEFSTMNAFFVIDDFVVTPRLSSTILAGITRDTIIHLLREQGIQVFEREVSIDELHDASQRGLLKEAFGSGTAAVVMPVASLTHEGRLMQLSDPATWQIMNTVAPKLAAIRAGQEPDAHNWIHYIDV